The following are encoded together in the Acidicapsa ligni genome:
- a CDS encoding c-type cytochrome: MYSSCLLAWLVIHLFAAFIPSSRPAPLLSDSAHPLLLVSRTSPGDLEIGGELSGLPAGTLRYVRYEDLLKLPQETYTVSDDNNFKGRTEISGIALATLASLFGKSSHSDLIMAICYDKYRSNYPSDYVTTHHPLLVLKINGQERDKWPLSIYDGELGPYLISHPTFTPSFKVLAHKDEAQVPFGVTRLEFRTESVVFGAIRPTGNWSKDSPVWEGYEIARQDCYRCHNMGNEGGKMAERSWLILAAWAATDAPQFQHYIHNPRSVMPAAKMPLHPEYDERTLQALTEYFKTFMPVRSDR; encoded by the coding sequence ATGTATTCTTCCTGCTTGCTTGCCTGGCTTGTAATACATCTATTCGCGGCTTTTATTCCATCGTCAAGGCCCGCGCCACTTCTATCTGATTCGGCTCACCCGCTTTTGCTGGTCTCGCGTACTTCGCCTGGAGATCTTGAGATAGGTGGAGAACTGAGTGGTCTTCCGGCTGGGACCTTACGCTATGTGCGCTACGAAGATCTCCTGAAGCTGCCGCAGGAAACTTACACGGTTTCTGATGATAATAACTTCAAGGGCCGAACCGAGATATCGGGTATAGCTCTTGCAACGCTTGCTAGTCTTTTCGGCAAGTCGTCGCATTCGGACCTTATCATGGCTATATGTTATGACAAGTACAGGTCTAACTATCCGAGTGACTATGTTACTACTCATCATCCCCTGCTGGTGCTCAAGATCAACGGGCAGGAACGCGATAAGTGGCCGCTCTCTATTTACGATGGCGAACTAGGTCCATACCTTATATCGCATCCAACCTTCACTCCATCTTTCAAAGTGCTTGCGCATAAGGATGAGGCGCAGGTTCCTTTTGGCGTGACGCGGTTGGAGTTCCGAACGGAGTCGGTTGTCTTTGGTGCGATTCGCCCAACCGGAAATTGGAGCAAGGATTCGCCGGTGTGGGAAGGATATGAGATCGCTCGCCAGGACTGTTATCGGTGCCATAACATGGGGAACGAAGGCGGCAAAATGGCTGAGCGTTCGTGGCTGATTCTAGCTGCATGGGCTGCAACGGACGCTCCGCAGTTTCAACACTATATCCATAATCCACGATCGGTTATGCCTGCGGCCAAGATGCCGTTACATCCGGAGTACGATGAGCGCACGCTGCAAGCACTGACCGAGTATTTCAAGACTTTTATGCCTGTAAGGAGCGATCGATGA
- a CDS encoding DUF2165 family protein, with protein MITRIAKIVLIAAVAFFYTLVVLNNTTDFDSNYQFVRHVLSMDSTFPGNHGMWRALLNPAWHLAFYFSIIAWEIVTMILLWIGVVALVRAVRRPVADFSMAKRISILALTLGMLMWLVAFLTVGAEWFLMWQSHLWNGQEAAIRMFIVLGLILLIVLQPDHEMQP; from the coding sequence ATGATTACACGCATTGCAAAGATTGTATTGATTGCTGCTGTTGCATTTTTTTATACGCTGGTTGTGCTGAATAACACTACGGATTTCGATTCAAACTACCAGTTTGTGCGGCATGTTTTATCGATGGATTCGACGTTCCCCGGCAATCACGGCATGTGGCGCGCGCTGTTGAATCCGGCATGGCATCTGGCTTTTTATTTTTCGATCATCGCCTGGGAGATCGTGACCATGATCCTGCTCTGGATCGGGGTGGTTGCTCTCGTGCGCGCAGTGCGCAGGCCGGTAGCTGATTTCTCAATGGCCAAGCGTATCTCGATCCTTGCTCTTACTCTTGGTATGTTGATGTGGCTGGTTGCGTTTCTTACGGTCGGAGCGGAGTGGTTTCTCATGTGGCAATCGCATTTGTGGAATGGACAGGAAGCAGCTATCCGCATGTTTATCGTTCTAGGTCTGATCCTGCTTATCGTTCTGCAACCAGATCACGAAATGCAGCCCTAA